Proteins found in one Flavobacterium channae genomic segment:
- a CDS encoding di-heme oxidoredictase family protein, protein MKTIFKQITTLSFLSIMLISCETSYVDIPADDEVLDGTIDGLSNEELARFLKGDVAFTEVFTRQTGLGSTFVATSCISCHAGDGKGHPFTTLIRFGQADEFGNTFLHLGGPQLQNRALPGYTPEQIPFGATFSKFTPPANTGLGFLQYLTDADILAMADPNDSDGDGISGVPNWITIPSYINPENAVNQNGKYIGRFGKKAAAFNLLHQTVNAYNQDMGITSTFNPIDVYTNEEIDPEVANVTVNDLVFYLKTLKAPIQRNQNDTEVIQGRNLFEQINCTGCHKSNLTTGYSPITGLSFKSFSPYTDMLLHDMGSGLDDGYTEGIAKTYEWRTPPLWGLGLSANSQGGQYFLMHDGRARSIEQAISMHGGEATGSRTAFNSLSQADKNAVLKFLKSL, encoded by the coding sequence ATGAAAACAATTTTTAAGCAAATAACAACTCTCTCGTTTTTATCGATTATGCTTATCTCGTGTGAAACAAGCTATGTAGATATTCCAGCTGACGATGAAGTTTTAGATGGAACAATTGATGGTTTATCAAATGAAGAATTAGCAAGGTTTTTAAAAGGTGATGTAGCTTTTACGGAAGTCTTTACACGACAAACGGGTTTAGGGTCAACATTTGTTGCAACAAGTTGTATTAGTTGTCATGCAGGTGATGGAAAAGGACACCCTTTTACTACACTAATTCGTTTTGGTCAAGCTGATGAATTTGGAAATACCTTTTTACATTTAGGAGGTCCACAACTACAAAATAGAGCTTTACCAGGATATACTCCTGAACAAATTCCTTTTGGAGCTACATTTTCAAAATTTACACCACCTGCAAACACAGGTTTAGGCTTTTTACAATACCTTACAGATGCTGATATTTTAGCAATGGCAGACCCAAACGATTCAGATGGTGATGGTATTTCGGGTGTACCCAATTGGATAACTATCCCAAGCTATATTAACCCTGAAAATGCAGTAAATCAAAACGGAAAATATATTGGACGATTTGGTAAAAAAGCGGCAGCTTTTAATTTATTGCATCAAACAGTAAATGCTTATAATCAAGATATGGGAATAACATCAACTTTTAATCCTATCGATGTTTACACTAATGAAGAAATTGACCCAGAAGTAGCAAATGTAACGGTTAATGATTTAGTGTTTTATCTTAAAACATTAAAAGCCCCTATTCAAAGAAATCAAAATGACACAGAAGTAATTCAGGGTAGAAATTTATTTGAACAAATTAATTGTACAGGCTGTCATAAATCAAATTTAACAACTGGATATTCACCAATAACTGGATTATCATTCAAATCATTTTCACCTTATACAGATATGCTTTTGCATGATATGGGAAGTGGTTTAGATGATGGTTACACAGAAGGTATTGCAAAAACTTATGAATGGAGAACGCCACCTTTGTGGGGATTAGGACTTTCTGCGAATTCACAGGGAGGTCAATATTTTTTAATGCACGATGGAAGAGCTCGTAGTATT
- a CDS encoding VapE domain-containing protein produces MITIFKNFNEVIEHKTIPEILHEIKTGKYRPGITYLRKSLAENKLEAYEKAKKSLPAFTPSGKFVGGRKMEFLEAYSNFIILDIDKLSQTDLQNAKHKANQSEYTYASFISPSGNGLKILVKVNTTKEDHKETFLAIQKHYETLLNHEIDKSGKDITRLCFYSFDDNLYHNENAKTFVTSSEVEMHLNNNYSNQSSHTEPVEVRQTDNQQPTTENSEAVYNHCVRFTEKKVQYVTGSRNVFVHQLACNLNRKGISLNEALSFILTDFGYDEKEVTQTVHSAYGNIHEFGKDEYFEKNRNTKSKSKNAVIPSYAEETPSKKANIDEIDDDKPKPTQIDRLELFLSTRYVFRHNMVSGKLEFQYFGKKKWHVMNDFIENSMLRECLKGRIKTNLSSLRNLLYSDFCELYNPFEDYFYNLPSYDEKTDYILELANTITTTKQELWQECFKKWMVAMVGCVLDDKVINHTVIVFSGKQGLGKTTWVEKLVPRKLKEYLFSGTINPNNKDTLVQLSECMLINLDELENLNRSEIGSLKEIITKTQIRMRKAYGHNNETMPRRASFAGSVNTAQFLNDSTGSRRFLCFEVENIQYQHEINIDNVLSQALYLFKTGFRHWFDQEEIKNITENNEQYQLRSPEEELLLTWFEQCEKEKANTFLNASQIAAKLAERAKFNISDGTINKLGKALKKHNFLRLKKNGIFVYALIENTYEEVDNRNKIIGE; encoded by the coding sequence ATGATAACAATCTTCAAAAACTTCAACGAAGTAATAGAACACAAAACAATTCCCGAAATCCTGCACGAAATCAAAACAGGAAAGTACAGACCAGGGATAACCTATTTGCGTAAATCATTAGCCGAAAACAAACTAGAAGCCTATGAAAAAGCCAAAAAATCATTACCTGCATTCACACCTTCAGGAAAATTTGTAGGTGGAAGAAAAATGGAATTTTTGGAAGCATACTCCAATTTCATAATCCTAGACATCGATAAATTAAGTCAAACCGATTTACAAAACGCAAAACATAAAGCCAATCAATCTGAATACACCTATGCAAGTTTCATAAGTCCATCAGGCAATGGATTAAAGATTTTAGTAAAAGTAAACACCACAAAAGAAGACCATAAAGAAACCTTTTTAGCCATCCAAAAACACTATGAAACCCTATTAAACCATGAAATAGACAAATCCGGAAAAGACATAACCCGACTATGTTTCTACTCATTCGACGATAACCTTTATCATAACGAAAACGCTAAAACCTTTGTCACATCGAGCGAAGTCGAGATGCATTTGAATAATAATTACTCAAATCAATCTAGTCACACTGAGCCTGTCGAAGTGCGACAAACCGACAACCAACAACCGACAACGGAAAACAGCGAAGCTGTTTATAACCACTGCGTTCGTTTCACCGAAAAAAAAGTGCAATACGTGACAGGTAGCCGAAATGTATTCGTACACCAACTCGCGTGCAACCTAAACCGAAAAGGCATTTCATTAAACGAAGCACTAAGCTTCATACTAACAGACTTTGGCTATGACGAAAAAGAAGTAACACAAACAGTACACAGCGCCTACGGAAACATTCACGAATTTGGAAAAGATGAATACTTTGAAAAGAACAGAAACACTAAAAGTAAATCAAAAAACGCTGTCATTCCGAGCTATGCCGAGGAAACTCCTTCCAAGAAGGCTAACATCGATGAAATCGATGATGACAAACCAAAACCAACCCAAATCGACCGATTAGAATTATTCCTATCCACAAGATATGTATTTCGGCACAACATGGTTTCAGGCAAGTTAGAGTTTCAATATTTCGGTAAAAAGAAATGGCATGTAATGAACGACTTTATAGAAAACTCAATGCTTCGCGAATGTTTAAAAGGAAGAATCAAAACAAACCTTTCTTCTTTGCGAAACCTATTGTATTCCGATTTCTGTGAATTATACAATCCATTCGAAGATTACTTTTACAATCTACCATCGTATGATGAAAAAACAGACTATATTTTAGAATTAGCAAACACGATAACCACTACAAAACAAGAACTTTGGCAAGAGTGTTTTAAAAAATGGATGGTAGCAATGGTCGGTTGTGTATTGGATGACAAAGTAATCAATCACACGGTAATTGTATTCAGTGGAAAACAAGGATTAGGAAAAACCACTTGGGTAGAAAAGCTAGTCCCTAGAAAATTAAAAGAGTATTTGTTCTCAGGAACCATAAACCCAAACAACAAAGACACTTTAGTACAGCTATCAGAATGTATGTTGATTAACCTGGACGAATTAGAAAATCTAAACCGTTCCGAAATTGGTAGCTTAAAAGAAATCATCACAAAGACACAAATCAGAATGAGAAAAGCCTACGGACACAACAACGAAACTATGCCAAGACGCGCATCATTTGCCGGAAGTGTCAACACAGCGCAATTCTTAAACGACAGTACAGGAAGCAGACGATTCCTTTGTTTTGAAGTGGAAAACATCCAATACCAACACGAAATCAATATTGACAATGTATTATCCCAAGCCTTGTATTTATTTAAAACAGGATTCAGACATTGGTTCGACCAAGAAGAAATCAAAAACATCACAGAAAACAACGAACAATACCAACTACGAAGCCCAGAAGAAGAGTTGCTTTTAACTTGGTTTGAACAATGTGAAAAAGAAAAGGCAAATACATTTTTAAATGCCTCACAAATAGCTGCAAAACTAGCCGAAAGAGCAAAATTCAATATTTCAGATGGAACAATTAATAAATTAGGTAAGGCATTAAAGAAACATAACTTTTTAAGACTAAAGAAAAACGGAATATTTGTATATGCCTTAATAGAAAACACATACGAGGAAGTAGATAACAGAAACAAAATTATTGGAGAATAA